The following proteins are co-located in the Argopecten irradians isolate NY unplaced genomic scaffold, Ai_NY scaffold_1024, whole genome shotgun sequence genome:
- the LOC138313885 gene encoding Rieske domain-containing protein-like, which translates to MTENKLFFPVKEVTYEELFDWAVPGQRYKTSSVAVPQKNGLFRQNSHTGSLVECNKMKIALFRHGEQVFAVNEKCPHAGGPLHLGDIEDISDGGGLCVRCPWHSWRFDLNTGKVTMPRGRNVSTVVYPVKVDSRGVISIGFDKFADSYFSVEEDF; encoded by the exons AGCTGTTTGACTGGGCTGTCCCAGGTCAGAGATACAAAACATCTTCAGTGGCAGTTCCACAGAAGAATGGTCTCTTTCGACAAAACAGCCACACTGGTAGTTTGGTGGAAtgcaacaaaatgaaaattgcCCTGTTCAGACATGGAGAGCAAGTGTTTGCTGTAAATGAGAAATGTCCACATGCAG GAGGTCCTCTACATTTGGGTGATATAGAGGACATATCAGATGGAGGAGGTTTGTGTGTCCGCTGTCCTTGGCACAGTTGGCGGTTTGACCTGAACACGGGGAAGGTTACCATGCCACGAGGGCGTAATGTATCCACAGTTGTCTACCCTGTCAAAGTAGACAGCAGAGGTGTCATCTCTATAGGGTTTGACAAATTCGCAGACAGCTATTTTTCTGTGGAAGAggacttttga